From the Deinococcus hopiensis KR-140 genome, one window contains:
- a CDS encoding class I SAM-dependent methyltransferase has protein sequence MTEQTSIPDEAMQMYTEGVEAARLSSGHNQLEQLRVQELMLRFLPPAPARVLDIGGGPGAHALWLAHHGYVVDLLDVVPLHVEQALAASQLQAETPLNGAVVGDACALPFETGSADAVLLFGPLYHLTQREDRLKALSEARRVLREGGVLLAMNVNRFASTFDGLFGGMYADPEFMAMANQDLLDGQHRPPPGKPYFTTTFFHHPFELRDELLEAGFTVSALLGVEGPGWTMRDFDEAWADPERRKWLIQVAQRLEEEVTLLGASAHVMAIASSKT, from the coding sequence ATGACTGAACAAACCAGTATTCCCGACGAAGCGATGCAGATGTACACGGAGGGCGTGGAAGCAGCGCGCCTTTCCAGTGGCCACAACCAGTTGGAGCAACTGCGGGTTCAGGAACTTATGCTGCGGTTCCTGCCACCGGCACCTGCTCGTGTCCTCGATATCGGTGGTGGTCCAGGTGCGCACGCTCTTTGGTTGGCTCATCATGGATACGTTGTTGACCTGCTGGATGTTGTTCCCTTGCATGTAGAACAGGCCCTCGCTGCTTCACAACTCCAAGCGGAGACACCCCTGAATGGCGCTGTTGTGGGAGATGCTTGCGCGCTACCTTTTGAGACGGGCAGTGCAGATGCCGTGTTGTTGTTCGGGCCTCTCTATCATCTCACTCAGCGCGAAGACCGTTTGAAGGCTTTAAGCGAGGCGCGCCGTGTTCTGCGAGAGGGTGGTGTTCTGCTGGCGATGAACGTGAACCGCTTTGCATCTACCTTTGATGGATTGTTCGGTGGCATGTACGCTGATCCGGAGTTCATGGCAATGGCTAACCAGGACCTTCTGGACGGTCAGCATCGTCCGCCACCCGGAAAGCCGTACTTCACCACCACCTTCTTCCACCATCCGTTTGAGCTTCGAGATGAATTGTTAGAAGCAGGCTTTACTGTCAGTGCTTTGCTGGGTGTAGAAGGTCCTGGGTGGACCATGCGCGACTTTGATGAGGCTTGGGCAGATCCAGAGCGTCGCAAGTGGCTGATTCAGGTGGCTCAACGCCTTGAGGAAGAGGTGACGCTGTTAGGTGCGAGTGCACATGTAATGGCGATCGCCTCTTCGAAGACGTAG
- a CDS encoding DUF6232 family protein → MSDRQTHAMSGITSVTQMVDRPYIRTPILLGIIAVICFIAGAALVGGLFILGALWSWFGYQTKYTVVIRTSAGEIKALTDANGERVGKIIAALNDAIVFRG, encoded by the coding sequence ATCTCCGACAGGCAGACGCACGCTATGAGCGGCATCACGTCAGTGACCCAAATGGTAGACCGCCCGTACATTAGAACGCCCATCCTGCTCGGCATCATTGCCGTGATCTGCTTTATAGCGGGCGCAGCTTTAGTCGGCGGGCTTTTCATCCTGGGCGCCCTGTGGAGCTGGTTTGGCTACCAGACGAAGTACACCGTCGTGATCCGGACATCAGCCGGGGAAATCAAGGCCCTGACGGACGCGAACGGTGAGCGCGTGGGGAAGATCATCGCGGCGCTGAACGACGCCATCGTTTTCAGGGGCTGA